The segment GGTACCCTGTACCTTATGACCAACAACCGCGACGGCAGAGGCGACCCGCAGGCGCAGGATGATCAGCTGATTGCGCTCCGGCCGGACTGGAAGTGAAGAATTGGCGGGTCTTTGACTATGTTAACCCTCGGAAATGATGTAACATGAGCTTATCGCATATACTCGGAGATGGAGTAAGGTTAGGCCGGTGCTTGAGCTGTACCGGCCGGCGAGGAAGGGGAGGATGTCCATGCAAGGCAAAACCGTGCTGGTCACCGGTGCAAACTCCGGGATGGGGCTGGCTACAACCGTGGAAATGGCCCGCAGGGGAGCAACTGTCATTATGGCCTGCCGCAGCCTTAAGCGGGGGGAAGAGGCTCTTGCCGAAGCGGTGCGGCAGAGCGGCTCCAGCCAGATCCGGCTGATGCTGTGCGATCTTGCTTCCTTCGATAGCATTCGCGCTTTTGCCGGGGAGTTCACTGCCGAATATCCTGTGCTGGATGTTCTGATCAATAATGCAGGGGTAGTCGCGCTGAAGCGTGAGCTGACAGCAGACGGCTACGAGCTGGATCTGGGCGTGAATCATCTGGGACACTTCCTGCTGACCCGCTTGCTGCTGGATAATCTCAAGGCTGCTGAACAGGGCCGGATTGTGGTTGTAGCTTCAGGAGCATATAAGCTCGGCAAGCTGTATCTGGAGGATCATACATTATCCCGCGGCTTCAATCCGGCGAAGGCGTATGCCCGCTCCAAGCTGGCGAATATTCTGTTCACCCGTGAGCTGGCTTCGCGTCTGAAGGACACCCGGGTTACTGTGAATTGTCTGCATCCGGGCGCGGTGGGAACGAGTATCGGGGTGAACCGGGAGACCGGCTTCGGGCGCGGAGTGCTGAAGCTGCTGTCCCGCTTTTTCCTGACGCCTGAGCAGGGGGCGGATACGGCCATCCTGCTGGCGACTGCGCCGGAGCTGGATGGGGTAAGCGGGCAATATTATTACCGCCGCAAGATCAAGGAACTGACGCCACGGGCGGAGGATGCTGAAGCGGCCGCACGATTATGGAAATGGAGTCTGGAGCAGACCGGGCTTGAATAATGCTGTTTCAGTGAGGTTGCTTCAGCTTTACTGAAACTGTAGAACTGCTGCGTAATAAGACCGGCTTGGAGTATAATCACTGTAACGGATGTTTATACCACAACTAGGGGGATACTTTGGATGGATTGGCAGGCTTACAGCATAGAGGATGCAGTAATTGAGGATTTGGAAGCGATTGTGGAGATTTATAATTCGACGGTTGCCGGAAGAGTGGTGACTGCGGATCTTGAACCGGTAAGCGTAGAGGAGCGGGTAGGGTGGTTCCATGAGCATAACAGCCATCACCGGCCGCTGTGGGTACTGAGACAGGGGGGCGAGATCGCCGCCTGGTTCAGCTTCCAGTCGTTCTACGGACGCCCGGCTTACAATGGAACAGCAGAGATTAGTGTCTATGTAAATGAGAAATTCCGTGGCAGCGGTGCGGGAAGCATTCTGCTGGCCAAGGCGGTGGAGGAATGTCCGCGCCTTGGGCTGCAGAATCTGGTCGGGTTCGTCTTCGGCCATAATGAGCCCAGCCTCGCCCTGCTGCGGAAGTTCGAATTCAAAGAATGGGGGCTTTTGCCGGGAGTCGCGGTGCTTGACGGCATCCCGCGCGATCTGGTCATCATCGGCCGCAAGCTGTAAATATATAAATCGACAGGCGTTATTGAGGTTGCGGAGGAGCGCTGAAGGCGGAACGGCATTCCTCTTCCGTAATCCATGATTCCGACCAGACCTGGAGATCGCGGATGACGGATTCCAGCGCCCGGCCTTTGCCTGTAAGCGAATACTGGATGCGGACGGGGGTCTCAGGGAATACCTCGCGCAGCACGATGCCTTCCTGCTCCAGCTCCTTCAGCCGTTCCGACAGCAGCCGGCCGCTGACAGGCAGCGAGGACTCGATTTCCCCGAAGCGCTGGGGGCCCTGCAAAAGCTGATAGATGATTAAGCCCGTCCAGCGTCTGCCGATAATATCCATGCTTTTTTGTAATCTTGGACATAACTCTGTGGATTTCATTAGGCTCACCTCTTACTGTACATTATAAACGAAAAGCCCTGTGCCTAAAACAAATTTGAACGAAAAGCACGGCTTGAAAGGATGATTTCTCTTGGCTAAAAAGAAGAAAAATACGCCGGCTCCGCGTCCTGCGCAGGCGGATGCTCCCGCAACCCTTAAAGACATGCTCAGCCGCGAGGTGCTGGATAAGCTGAAGGCGCAGTCCGATGCGCTGAAGGCTGAAGAGCAAGGTAAGAAGGACGCGGCTCTGAAGGCGGCGGAAGACAAGCGCAAGGCGGAGCAGAAGCGGCTGGAGAATGATTTCGGCCATCTGCTGGAGAACAGCAATCAGGACTGGTCCAAATTTAAATAAAATAAATCTTTACCAGAAAAAGGGTTGACAATCTGCTGCAAGGCCATATATTATTGGGTTTATCATTTAGAGAAGGGAGGCTGACGGGTCATGATTGGAACAAATGAACGGAACAGACAGCAGGATCACATGACAACCGCATATGTACGATCTGATCTCATCGCCTTCGTCCGGAAGACATAATGCGCAGGGTATTGCTGCTGATGTCTGAACTGAATACGGGTGTGCTTTGAACGGGTGCAAGCTTCAACGGGAAGCTGCACTAAGCGCGCCGGGAGCCGCATGATCAGAACTGGTCTGCGGCTCTTTTTTGTGTACCTGGAAACTCGAAATTCACTGAACCCCCTATGGAACCGAACCAGAAACCCAACCTGAGAGGAAATGAAAATAGACATGAATAGCATGAAGCAACAAGCGGAAGAGATGTCCCGCTATAAACACGAGGTGGCCCTTCCGGGCGGCGATCTCAAAATCTACGCCAGTGAGCAATTATTCGGCACGCTGGATTACAAGGTCTTGGAGATGGCTAACAATAATCTGCAGATTCCCGGCATCGAATATATGAGCTACACGCCCGATGTGCATGTAGGCGTCGGAACCTGCATCGGCACTACCGCCGTCTGGGATGCCGAATCCGGTTACGTCTCGCCGTCCATTGTCGGCAGCGATATCGGCTGCGGGATGCGAGTGCATCTGACCAACCTGCATATGGATGATCTGCGTGAAGTGAAGCTGCGCCGCAAGCTGGTCCGCGCTATTGAGAAGTATCTGCCGATGGAGGCCCAGCAGCGCGGCCATTACAGTGATATCCGGCTGGAGAATGTTGTGCGTAAAGGGTTGCACGGCCTGCCGAATAAATATATCCCGGACAGCTACACGCCGAAGAAGTCAAGTGCGCTATCCCACGTTGAGATCAGCAAGCTGGGCTTCGACGAGGAGATTCTGAATGAGCTGCCGGACATGGCCTGGCACCGGGGCCACCGCCAGCTCGGGACCCTTGGGGGCGGCAACCATTTCGTCGAGATTCAGGCGATTGAGATCGCGGAGGAGCAGCGGGAGGTGGCGGAAGCCTGGGGGCTTCAGGACGGGCAGATTGCTGTCATGATCCACTCCGGCTCACGGGCCTGGGGCGGCATGGTCAATCAGTTCTGCACCCCGGCCTTCGCCAAGGTCATGGGCCAGCTGGGGCTGGGCAGCGCTGATCCGCGCCTGATCTATGCGCCTCTGGCGCATCCGCAGGCTCAGCGTTACGTCAATCTGATGTATTCGGCACTGAACTATGCGGTCGTGAACCGCCATTTAATTGCTTATGGGGTCCGCGAGGGCTTCCGTGACGTCTTCGGCACGAAGTGCGAATTGCGCACTCTCTACGATCTGATGCACAATTACGCCTGGGAAGAGAAGACTTCCTCAGGCAGCAAGTTCGTACACCGTAAGGGGGCTACCCGCGCTCTGCCGGCAGAGCATGCGGATAATCCGCGTCCTTATGCAGCGACCGGACATCCGGCGCTGATTCCCGGCTCGATGGGCACCGCTTCCTATATCATGGTCGGCCAGCCCGGAGGGGAAGAGAATTATTATTCCATCTGCCATGGTGCAGGACGTATCCGCTCCCGCTCGGCCACGAAGCGGCTGGTGAGTGTCCAGGAGTTCTCCCGGTCGATGAAGGTGGGAACAGAAGACGAGATTGTCGTGAACCAGCATTCCCTGGAATCTATCATTGACGAATCCCCCCAAGCCTATAAGAATGTAGATGAGATCATAGAAAGCGTTACGGGCGCCGGCCTGGCTGCCGTGGTGGCCAAATGCAAGCCGCTCGCAGCGATAAAGGGGACGAAATAAGGATGGAGCAGGAGAACAAGAAACCGGCTGTAATCTATGAATATGATGAAGAGAGAGCCGGCATTATCAAAGGCTATGATGTGTACGCCCGTCTGGTGGACGGCATCCTTGAAGCCCTCTACACCCGCTACGGTGTCCGTTACGAGCTGTATGCCAGCGATGATCCCAACAGTGAGTATTGGAAGCTGCTGGAGAACGATGTGCAGAGCGGGAATGCCGGAGTGGAGCATGTGGCGCGGATTTTTGACCGTCTGGAGGACCGGACCTTCGTGTTCGATGATGAGAAGGAGCAGCCGGAGTATCATATCCATCTGTCGGTCCGTAATAATGTGCTCGCTTATCCGGCGATGGGTATTGCGCTGGCGCGGGTTCCGGTGTTTCAGGAGAACGGGATTAACTTCCAGGATTATGTGTTTGCCGCATCGGATCAGCAATTGCAGTTCTTCCTTGGTAATGTGCGTAAGCGTCAGCGGGAGCAGAATATCAACAAGGTGACAGTGTTCACCGACCGGCGCAACGGAATTTCCCGGGAGGATGAGCCGATTACGCGTGCGGTTAGGCGCGAAGAGGTGATTTTGGACGCTGCGATCAAAAAAGAGATCTACCGCTCGCTCGACCAGTTCTTCGACAGCGACCGCAGCTTCTATGTCACCTACGATATCCCGTACAAGCGGGGGATTCTGCTCTACGGGCATCCGGGCAACGGCAAGACCACCCTGGTCAAATCCATTGCCGGAAGCGTGCCGGGACCGGTGCTCTATTGGCAGATTACGGAGTATACGAGCAGCGAATCGGTGAATGAGGTGTTCGAGGCTGCGGCCCGGCTGGCGCCGATGGTGCTGGTGATTGAGGATATCGACTCCATGCCGCAGGAGGTGCGCTCCTTCTTCCTGAACACGCTGGACGGGGCCACCTCCAAGGAGGGGATCTTCCTGATCGGCACGACCAATTATCCGGATAAAATCGACCCGGGTCTCATGAACCGCGCCGGGCGCTTCGACCGGGCCTATGAGATCAAGATGCCAAGCGAGGCGCTGCGCCTTGAATATCTGCAGCTGCGCGGCTTCTCCGCCTTCGCAGGTGAGGAAGGCACGGCCACCGCTGCGCGTCTGACCGGGGATTTCTCCCTGACCCAGCTCGGCGAGCTGTATGTCAGTGCCGCACTGGAATGGCATGAGAACGGCACGGCAGATGTGGAGCTGCTTGTGCGCGGCATGCGCGGCGAGCTGGACAAGGGCCGCAAACGGGAATGGATGAAGGATGCTTCGGCCAGTATCGGTTTTTATTGAATAAAATACGTGGAGAGCAGGCTGCCAGCGCGAATGAGGCTGGGGAATGAATCGCCAGAGTTAGCATGCAGGGAGCCGGGAGGCTCCCTTTGTGCTGAATTTGGGCTCCTCCGCCGTTGCTGGCTGCTAGCCTTCGGTGTTTACAAATTAGAGGTTTCGGGGTCATCTGGGGAGTTCTGCGGACACAGAGGACGTTATTTGGCGAAAAAGACGCCTTTTCTGCTCGTATCGGACTCAGGAGCCCCTATATTGTATTGTGGAGCGTAAACGGAGGCCGGAGAGGGGACTTAACGACATCTGAGTCCGCCAGGCATGCGAAATGCTGTGTTCCGGCCAAATAAGGGATCTCCAGTCCGCAACGGGAGTGGCGGGGTTCGCTCCCCCGCACATCGCACCCCGCACCATCGCATCTCGGCCCATTGCACCCTAGCGGATCCCGCCCCACCGCCCCTCCGGGGAAGAAGGACTTTGCTTGCGAACAAAATGGATGGTTTCAGGAAATTTCGTACAGAGGTGTAACTTTTCGCATTCTCATACGTGGATGCAGTAAGGGGGGAGGAGATGGAGCCGAATTCGCTGGATGAACTATATGAACAATATGTGGACGACATCTACCGTTATCTGCGCTCCCTCTGCCAGGACCATCATGCGGCCGAAGATTTGATGCAGGATACCTTTTACCGGGCGTATCTGTATCTAGAGGATTGCCGGGAGGAACGGGTGAAGCCGTGGCTGTTCCGGGTCGCGTATAATGCATTCGTGGATTATACGCGCAAGGAGAAGCGGAGTGTGGCGAAGGAGGGTGCTTATTTCAGCAGCCTGCCCCACCCGGAGACAACGGAGGGCACTCTGCTGAAGCAGGAACGCTGGGAGGAAGCGGCGCGGGCACTTAGCCTGTTGCCGGAGGGGCAGCGCCATGCCCTGCTGCTGCACGATGTGCACGGGCTGAGCTATAAGGAAGCCGCTGACATTATGGAAGTGGGCTTGTCTCAATACAAGATACTCGTATTCCGCGCCAGGCAGAAGCTGCGTGAGGCGGATCGGAGGAGGAATGAGCATGAGTGAGGAATTCAAAGAGAAGCTGCGCCAATATAGCGAGGGCACCCTCCCGGAGGAAGAGCGTGAGGAGCTTGAGAGCGAGCTTGTGAAGCTTGAGGCGTATCAGCAGTATCTGGAGGAGCAGATGGAACGGGAGGAGCAGGACGGGCAGGCTACCGGGAGTTGGACCAAGACGGATGCGCAAGGAAGCGCAGCTCCAGGGTTCAAAAAGGCGAAGAAGAAGCGAAGAGAGAAGTCCGTTATTCGCCGGGGTAAATGGAAGGCGCGGATTAACAATACACTTACTGTATTTTCGGCGTTCCTGATCTTTACGGTCATTAGCAGCATTATCACAATAGTCTTCTACAACACCGGAGACCGCGGCGACACTTACCGTGATGTGGTAGAATCAGCGATTGCCGTTACCCGCCCTAACACCACGGTGCGCCTTTCATCGGATGCGCATTATTTTTTCCGGTTGGAGTTATCCGGGAATCTGCTGAAGCAGGTGGGCAGCGAGAGCATTCAGGTGGGCAGCTATACCCAGGATCTCCATCTGGGCCTGGCCAATATTGGTGAGTTTAATTGGACGGATGAGCGGAATGGGTCTGGAAAAGTGTTCTATTATCCGTCTGAGGAGGGCGGCGCCGTTGGAGGGGATGATAATGACCAGTGGAAGAGGCTGGCGAAGCTTCCTGAAGGTACGGTTGCTGAGGCGTTTCTGTCACTCGGCCATTTATATACCACAGATGAACTCCTGAAGCAGTTGGAGCCGCTGAACCTTCAGCCTGTCTGGTTCGGTGCCGATACCGGACCTTCAACGAGGAATGACGATGTGGTTGTATATCCGCTTGGCTTCCCCTATCAGCCCATTTGGCACAAGGACGATATGAAGACAACCCAAGTTACCAAGGAAAAAACAGGCTGGTTCAGCTCCGTATCAAGCTACAGCAGTGTATCGCCTTCTGTTGAAGAATACGGGAGCGGTGCGCTGCGGGATGCCAACTTTATCAAGACTCTTAAGCTGTTGCAGCAGCATCAGACACTCGCGGGCAGAGCGGTGCATATCAACCAGTTAGATACCTCCGTGGCCTATCTGGAGCACAACGGAGTGAAGCTCTATGGAGCCGTTGTCACCGGACCGGTCAAGGAGCTGCTGAAGCTGCGCGAGGCTTCATGGGTAAGCCACCTCCAGGTAGGGGAAGTACGGCTGTGGAACTGGAGGGAGTGAGGACTACAATAGGAGATTGGGCAGGAGCCGCCGTTTACTTGCAAGGTTCGCGTATGCAGAAGAAAAGCCGCCTAGCCGGCCAAGGGGAAGAGGCAGCGGAAGCCGGGCCTCCCGCTTGCATTCCCTCTTTAGGGCATCGTACAATGAAAGAACGTAAACCTGGGCTTTGAACATGAAATGGCTGAGAGTCGCAGTTTACAGCGCTTCTCGGCCATTTGCGGTTTGGAATGCCGGTTAGGGTGACAATAGGAACAGGGAGTGGATGCAGATGAAGATTGGAGTGGTCTCGGATACACATCTCTCAAGCCGGGCCAAAGGGCTGCCGTCCGTGCTTATAGAAGAATTCCGTCAGGTGGATATCATTCTGCATTTGGGTGACTGGGTGTCGCCGGAGATTTACGATATGCTCGCCGAGCTTGCTCCGGTAGAGGGGATTGCCGGGAACAACGATGGCTATGAGATTATTGAGCGCTTCGGCGAGAGCAAGATCCTTACGCTGGAAGGCATGCGCATCGGAATGATTCACGGACACGCTCCGTATTCCCGCAAGGGTACGGATGGTAATGCGCTGCTCGCTTTTGAAGGCCAGGACGTAGATTGCATCCTCTTCGGGCATTCCCATCAGCCGCTGATGCGCCGGGAGAACGGGATTCTGCTGTTCAACCCCGGATCGCCAACGGACAAACGCCGGGAGAAGCAGTATTCCTTCGGCCTGATGGATATTGAAGATGGTAAAATCACGGCCCGTCATGTCTTTTACGATTCCAGGGAATAAGGGGGCGCAGCTATGCTGAATTTTCGCTTTGAACGGGCGGGTCTTGAGGATGTGGAGGAGCTTGCGCCGGTATTTGATGAATATCGCAGCTTCTACGGGCAAGCCTCGGACCTGGAAGCTGCCCGGGAGTTCCTGACGGCAAGGCTGCAACATGACGAATCGGTTGTCTTCATGGCCGTTGCCGGTGAGGGAGAGGACAGACGGATCTATGGGCTGGCGCAGCTGTATCCCTCGTTCTCTTCCATCACGGTTCAGCCCGTATGGATTCTGAACGATCTGTTCGTGACGCAGGAGCAGCGCGGGCAAGGATTGGGTTCGCTACTGCTTGAAGGCGTGAAGGGCTTCGCGCAGGGGACAGGCGCCAAGGGTTTGACGCTGTCCACCATGATCACCAATACCGGTGCACAGCGACTATACGAAGCCCAAGGTTATGAGCGGGACGAGAGCTTTTATACTTATCATTTATATTTCTGAAGATATAGTTAGGAGAGTTATAGTGGTGGAGACAAGCAGTAAGCTGGCTGTATTTTTTGATCTGGATGATACGCTGTATGACCATCTGGTCCCGTTCAGGGAAGCCGTTCGTGAGGTACTGGCACCTGATGAGGGCAAGCTGGATTATGCGGAGCTGTTCTATACTGTACGGCATCACAGTGACCTGCTGTGGCCGAAGTATCTGCGCGGGGAAATGGAGCTGGAGGAGACGCGGGTGCTGCGGCTGGAGCTGGCTTTTGTCGAGTACGGGTTGCCGCTCAACCGGGAGCAGGCGGTGCAGATACAGGCCTCCTATATTGCCCGCCAGTACACGATTGAGATGATTGAAGGCGTAGCGGAGCAGCTGCAGCGCTTCATTAGCCAGGGCCATCCGGTAGGCATTATCACCAACGGCCCGCAGGATCACCAGATGGGCAAGCTGCGCGGGCTGGGCATCGACCGGATCATTCCCCCGGAGATGATCTTCATCTCGGATGCAGTCGGTCTGGCGAAGCCGGACCCGGCCATCTTCGCTCATGTCAACAGGGTGACGGGAACGGCACCGGAGAACAGCCTTTATGTGGGCGATACCTGGGCCAACGATGTGGTCGGCGCGCTTACGGCAGGCTGGCAGGTGTGCTGGTACAATCCGCGCGGGCGGAAGCCGGGCACGGCTCATGCGCCGAGCTATATTTTCACGAATTATAAGGAGTTCAGCGAGCTGCCGCTGGTGTGATATTCATACAGAAAAGGTGCCCTCCGTGAGTGGAAGGCACCTTGTTTTGTATTTTACCTGGAAGCTACTTAGCCGCATCAGCACTAAGCTCTGCTAATTAGCGAAGCTATAAGTCGAATCGGTCAGATTCAGCCGTTTCTTCAGCTCAGAGGTGGCGTAGATCTTGTTGTCGTCTGTAATGAAGAAGGCCTCCACCTTCTCCGGCAGTGCCTCAAGATACTTCATGCCGTCTTCAAGGCCCATCAGGAACACACCGGTAGACAGTGCATCCGCATCGGTTGCATTCGGGCTCATGATGGTGATGCTCTTCAATCCGTTCTGGGAAGGGAAGCCTGTACGCGGATCGAGGATATGGTGGTAACGCACCCCGTCCTGCATGAAGAAGCGCTCATACACCCCGGAAGCATCAATGACCTCATCGGTAATCTTAATCGTGCCCAGCTGGGTGCCCCGGCTCTGATCGGGGTCCTGCAGGCCGATATTCCACTGGGAGCCGTTTGGCTTGTTGCCAAGGGCGATAATGCTGCTGCCGCCGAGATTGATCATCGCGCTGTTCAGGCCCTGAGCCTTGAGATAGTCGGCGATCCGGTCAGCCGCATAGCCTTTGCCGATTCCGCCCATGTCCAGCACCATACCCTCTTTGGCCAGCTTGACCGTCTTCGCAGCCTCATCGACAATTACATCCTTGTAATTGACCAGACTCCGGGCCTTGTCGATCGCCGCCTGGTCAGGCACATGCTCCCCGCCTTCGCCGATCGCCCATAGATCCACAAGCGGGCCAACCGTCGGATCATACAGCCCGTCCATTTCCTCAGCATATTTGAGGGAGAGCTTCACGATATCCAGCGTTTCATCAGACACAGCAACGGCTTCTTTGCCGGCGGCTTGATTCACCGCGTACAATTCCCCGTTCGTCTTGGTGCGGCTGAACTCGATATCCATCCGTTCCAGCATAGCCTGAATGTCGTCCATATTCTTCTGTTCCACCGTATCGCCGAACACCTTGATAGTGACGACCGTATCATAAATATAAAACGTCTGCTCCAGGGATTTCGTATCGCCGTCTTTGGAGGCAGCAGCGCCAGGGGTTCCGGTAGCAGCAGGGCTGTCTTCACTCTTGTTGCCCATTGTAAGCCAGATTACCACAGCCGCAGCGATAACAACGACTAGAGCGGCCAGAATGACAAGGGTTTTTTTGTTCTTAGATTTTTTTTTGATTTCAGACATATTCCACCATCCATACAATTAGTTTCGTGGTTGCATCTTTACTATCATACCCCAGAAAGAACGGCAATGGATACTCATTTGGTGACATTTTGTGCAGAAGAGCAGCTTGCCGAGTGCCGAATCCGGTGATATTTTGATGAAAATATTGTCTTCTTCCCGGTGGCGTGGTAAATTGGGTGATAATTAATGACCGGAAATAAATTCTAGTCAATATGTATTCTAGAGAATGGAGTGTTACCCATGTCCATTGACCGTAAAGCATTAATCCTGCAGGCAGCCACCCTGTCCTTTGTTCAATTTGGCTATAAGG is part of the Paenibacillus sp. FSL M7-0420 genome and harbors:
- a CDS encoding SDR family oxidoreductase; translated protein: MQGKTVLVTGANSGMGLATTVEMARRGATVIMACRSLKRGEEALAEAVRQSGSSQIRLMLCDLASFDSIRAFAGEFTAEYPVLDVLINNAGVVALKRELTADGYELDLGVNHLGHFLLTRLLLDNLKAAEQGRIVVVASGAYKLGKLYLEDHTLSRGFNPAKAYARSKLANILFTRELASRLKDTRVTVNCLHPGAVGTSIGVNRETGFGRGVLKLLSRFFLTPEQGADTAILLATAPELDGVSGQYYYRRKIKELTPRAEDAEAAARLWKWSLEQTGLE
- a CDS encoding GNAT family N-acetyltransferase — protein: MDWQAYSIEDAVIEDLEAIVEIYNSTVAGRVVTADLEPVSVEERVGWFHEHNSHHRPLWVLRQGGEIAAWFSFQSFYGRPAYNGTAEISVYVNEKFRGSGAGSILLAKAVEECPRLGLQNLVGFVFGHNEPSLALLRKFEFKEWGLLPGVAVLDGIPRDLVIIGRKL
- a CDS encoding winged helix-turn-helix transcriptional regulator → MKSTELCPRLQKSMDIIGRRWTGLIIYQLLQGPQRFGEIESSLPVSGRLLSERLKELEQEGIVLREVFPETPVRIQYSLTGKGRALESVIRDLQVWSESWITEEECRSAFSAPPQPQ
- a CDS encoding YqkE family protein produces the protein MAKKKKNTPAPRPAQADAPATLKDMLSREVLDKLKAQSDALKAEEQGKKDAALKAAEDKRKAEQKRLENDFGHLLENSNQDWSKFK
- a CDS encoding RtcB family protein, which gives rise to MNSMKQQAEEMSRYKHEVALPGGDLKIYASEQLFGTLDYKVLEMANNNLQIPGIEYMSYTPDVHVGVGTCIGTTAVWDAESGYVSPSIVGSDIGCGMRVHLTNLHMDDLREVKLRRKLVRAIEKYLPMEAQQRGHYSDIRLENVVRKGLHGLPNKYIPDSYTPKKSSALSHVEISKLGFDEEILNELPDMAWHRGHRQLGTLGGGNHFVEIQAIEIAEEQREVAEAWGLQDGQIAVMIHSGSRAWGGMVNQFCTPAFAKVMGQLGLGSADPRLIYAPLAHPQAQRYVNLMYSALNYAVVNRHLIAYGVREGFRDVFGTKCELRTLYDLMHNYAWEEKTSSGSKFVHRKGATRALPAEHADNPRPYAATGHPALIPGSMGTASYIMVGQPGGEENYYSICHGAGRIRSRSATKRLVSVQEFSRSMKVGTEDEIVVNQHSLESIIDESPQAYKNVDEIIESVTGAGLAAVVAKCKPLAAIKGTK
- a CDS encoding ATP-binding protein; translated protein: MEQENKKPAVIYEYDEERAGIIKGYDVYARLVDGILEALYTRYGVRYELYASDDPNSEYWKLLENDVQSGNAGVEHVARIFDRLEDRTFVFDDEKEQPEYHIHLSVRNNVLAYPAMGIALARVPVFQENGINFQDYVFAASDQQLQFFLGNVRKRQREQNINKVTVFTDRRNGISREDEPITRAVRREEVILDAAIKKEIYRSLDQFFDSDRSFYVTYDIPYKRGILLYGHPGNGKTTLVKSIAGSVPGPVLYWQITEYTSSESVNEVFEAAARLAPMVLVIEDIDSMPQEVRSFFLNTLDGATSKEGIFLIGTTNYPDKIDPGLMNRAGRFDRAYEIKMPSEALRLEYLQLRGFSAFAGEEGTATAARLTGDFSLTQLGELYVSAALEWHENGTADVELLVRGMRGELDKGRKREWMKDASASIGFY
- a CDS encoding sigma-70 family RNA polymerase sigma factor, with the protein product MEPNSLDELYEQYVDDIYRYLRSLCQDHHAAEDLMQDTFYRAYLYLEDCREERVKPWLFRVAYNAFVDYTRKEKRSVAKEGAYFSSLPHPETTEGTLLKQERWEEAARALSLLPEGQRHALLLHDVHGLSYKEAADIMEVGLSQYKILVFRARQKLREADRRRNEHE
- a CDS encoding anti-sigma factor translates to MSEEFKEKLRQYSEGTLPEEEREELESELVKLEAYQQYLEEQMEREEQDGQATGSWTKTDAQGSAAPGFKKAKKKRREKSVIRRGKWKARINNTLTVFSAFLIFTVISSIITIVFYNTGDRGDTYRDVVESAIAVTRPNTTVRLSSDAHYFFRLELSGNLLKQVGSESIQVGSYTQDLHLGLANIGEFNWTDERNGSGKVFYYPSEEGGAVGGDDNDQWKRLAKLPEGTVAEAFLSLGHLYTTDELLKQLEPLNLQPVWFGADTGPSTRNDDVVVYPLGFPYQPIWHKDDMKTTQVTKEKTGWFSSVSSYSSVSPSVEEYGSGALRDANFIKTLKLLQQHQTLAGRAVHINQLDTSVAYLEHNGVKLYGAVVTGPVKELLKLREASWVSHLQVGEVRLWNWRE
- a CDS encoding metallophosphoesterase family protein; protein product: MKIGVVSDTHLSSRAKGLPSVLIEEFRQVDIILHLGDWVSPEIYDMLAELAPVEGIAGNNDGYEIIERFGESKILTLEGMRIGMIHGHAPYSRKGTDGNALLAFEGQDVDCILFGHSHQPLMRRENGILLFNPGSPTDKRREKQYSFGLMDIEDGKITARHVFYDSRE
- a CDS encoding GNAT family N-acetyltransferase — its product is MLNFRFERAGLEDVEELAPVFDEYRSFYGQASDLEAAREFLTARLQHDESVVFMAVAGEGEDRRIYGLAQLYPSFSSITVQPVWILNDLFVTQEQRGQGLGSLLLEGVKGFAQGTGAKGLTLSTMITNTGAQRLYEAQGYERDESFYTYHLYF
- a CDS encoding HAD family hydrolase, which translates into the protein METSSKLAVFFDLDDTLYDHLVPFREAVREVLAPDEGKLDYAELFYTVRHHSDLLWPKYLRGEMELEETRVLRLELAFVEYGLPLNREQAVQIQASYIARQYTIEMIEGVAEQLQRFISQGHPVGIITNGPQDHQMGKLRGLGIDRIIPPEMIFISDAVGLAKPDPAIFAHVNRVTGTAPENSLYVGDTWANDVVGALTAGWQVCWYNPRGRKPGTAHAPSYIFTNYKEFSELPLV
- a CDS encoding FAD:protein FMN transferase translates to MSEIKKKSKNKKTLVILAALVVVIAAAVVIWLTMGNKSEDSPAATGTPGAAASKDGDTKSLEQTFYIYDTVVTIKVFGDTVEQKNMDDIQAMLERMDIEFSRTKTNGELYAVNQAAGKEAVAVSDETLDIVKLSLKYAEEMDGLYDPTVGPLVDLWAIGEGGEHVPDQAAIDKARSLVNYKDVIVDEAAKTVKLAKEGMVLDMGGIGKGYAADRIADYLKAQGLNSAMINLGGSSIIALGNKPNGSQWNIGLQDPDQSRGTQLGTIKITDEVIDASGVYERFFMQDGVRYHHILDPRTGFPSQNGLKSITIMSPNATDADALSTGVFLMGLEDGMKYLEALPEKVEAFFITDDNKIYATSELKKRLNLTDSTYSFAN